A stretch of the Archangium lipolyticum genome encodes the following:
- a CDS encoding group II truncated hemoglobin: protein MSTEMKPIGLKIPGSDDDWVPSMEDMPFHRLGGEEGVRALAEAFYDAMDAHEPALARLHELEDGKVSRGMRERFGLFLIGWLGGPQQYIEKHGHPRLRMRHGHFPVDVAMRDAWLRSMQRAMDARGITGGVRRFLDQRFGDVADFLRNVEG, encoded by the coding sequence ATGTCCACCGAGATGAAGCCCATCGGGCTGAAGATTCCTGGCAGCGACGATGATTGGGTCCCCTCCATGGAGGACATGCCCTTCCACCGCCTCGGCGGCGAGGAGGGTGTTCGTGCCCTGGCCGAGGCCTTCTACGACGCCATGGATGCCCACGAGCCAGCGCTCGCCCGCCTGCATGAGCTGGAGGACGGCAAGGTCTCCCGTGGCATGCGCGAGCGCTTTGGTCTCTTCCTCATCGGCTGGCTGGGTGGACCTCAGCAGTACATCGAGAAGCATGGTCACCCGCGCCTGCGCATGCGCCACGGCCACTTTCCGGTCGACGTCGCCATGCGCGACGCCTGGCTGCGCAGCATGCAGCGCGCGATGGACGCCCGTGGAATCACGGGCGGCGTGCGCCGCTTCCTCGACCAGCGCTTCGGCGACGTGGCCGACTTCCTTCGCAACGTCGAGGGCTGA
- a CDS encoding DUF4184 family protein → MPVTLPAHAAAVLPFFRLSRWGLTPTALIIGACAPDLSYVYALRELGDFAHTFPGFISFCVPVGLAVLLWLEALILPALRLALPEVAGIQWGRFARTEGLPRTPLACLLASVALVLGAATHILWDGFTHHSMWPAEVLYPDIRVPAGSRDLPLARVLQHASSLVGSLIVLGYMARRYPRLAPVPGGSVADFLRVLLPTAAGACAGLGLRLSRFQDMGALEAQLWWAFWPTVTGALVGLTLGCALVRWRAWRGASTVSVQE, encoded by the coding sequence GTGCCCGTCACCCTTCCCGCCCATGCCGCCGCGGTCCTGCCCTTCTTCCGGCTCTCGCGCTGGGGGCTGACGCCCACCGCGCTCATCATCGGAGCCTGCGCGCCCGATCTCTCCTACGTGTACGCGCTGAGGGAGCTCGGCGACTTCGCGCACACCTTCCCGGGGTTCATCTCCTTCTGTGTGCCCGTGGGCCTGGCGGTCCTGCTCTGGCTGGAGGCGCTCATCCTCCCCGCGCTGCGCCTCGCGCTGCCCGAGGTCGCTGGCATCCAATGGGGCCGCTTCGCTCGCACCGAGGGCCTGCCGCGCACCCCCCTCGCCTGTCTTCTCGCCTCCGTGGCGCTCGTGCTCGGCGCGGCCACGCACATCCTCTGGGATGGCTTCACCCACCACTCCATGTGGCCCGCCGAGGTCCTCTATCCGGACATCCGCGTGCCGGCCGGGAGCAGGGACCTGCCGCTCGCCCGGGTCCTGCAGCATGCCTCGTCGCTGGTGGGCTCGCTCATCGTGCTCGGGTACATGGCGCGCCGCTATCCGCGCCTGGCTCCCGTGCCAGGGGGCTCCGTGGCCGACTTCCTCCGCGTGCTGCTGCCCACCGCCGCCGGAGCCTGCGCGGGACTCGGGCTGCGGCTGTCGCGCTTCCAGGACATGGGGGCGCTGGAGGCGCAGCTCTGGTGGGCCTTCTGGCCCACGGTGACGGGGGCGCTCGTCGGGCTCACCCTCGGGTGCGCGCTCGTCCGGTGGCGCGCGTGGCGCGGTGCGTCCACGGTCTCCGTTCAGGAGTAG
- a CDS encoding S9 family peptidase: protein MNLGPLAPLLVSLLSGTPAAATPAQPAQKPATAQAPSSVPGIAPLPGQPNLLASGVPAIPPELRRRVLQYLESRSANLLDVSQDGKQVLISTRFADTNQLHLVEQPLGARFQLTFTPEPINSAQFLPTDPRVIFFLQDVGGGEFFQVFRLDRRNGRSELLTDGKSRHEQLDISDDGRWLAYGSTGRNGKDTDVYVAPTDNPKQARRLTEAEGTWYPAGFSRDGSKLLVTQFRAADDSDLHVVDVKTGERRQVTPKEGKGSIDGAALTPDGRSVYLITDRYSDFAELYKLDVDKAPPTSAPPSLTKSIRWNVEAIALSPDGKKLAVKTNEDGYSRLYLLDTKSGALSPVEIPQGVMGGLGFPRGRSDVLAYALTTSKSPSDVYLLDVRTKKSTRWTRSEVGGLDTDTFVEPELVRYPSTDGVKVPAFLYMPRGAKGKVPVVVIWHGGPEGQSRPNLSTFMQYAAVELGMAVLVPNVRGSDGYGKSYRAMDDGVKREQSLADIGATLDYIASRPELDASRVGVYGGSYGGYMVLASVAFFPERIRAAVDVVGISSLATFLQNTQAYRRDLRRAEYGDERDAEVRKVQERISPLNAVERIKAALFVQQGANDPRVPQSEAEQIVKAVRNRGADVWYMLALDEGHGFGKKANRDTITMATFLFLEKHLGSPSTAASGSSR from the coding sequence ATGAATCTTGGACCCCTCGCTCCACTGCTCGTCTCCCTGCTGTCGGGTACTCCAGCCGCGGCAACGCCCGCGCAGCCCGCGCAGAAGCCCGCGACCGCCCAGGCTCCGTCCTCGGTGCCCGGCATCGCCCCCCTCCCCGGACAGCCCAACCTGCTGGCCAGCGGCGTCCCCGCCATTCCTCCCGAGCTGCGCCGCCGCGTCCTCCAGTACCTCGAGTCGCGCTCGGCGAACCTGCTGGACGTGAGCCAGGACGGCAAGCAGGTGCTCATCTCCACCCGCTTCGCCGACACCAACCAGCTCCACCTCGTGGAGCAGCCCCTGGGTGCCCGCTTCCAGCTCACCTTCACCCCGGAGCCCATCAACAGCGCGCAGTTCCTCCCCACCGACCCGCGCGTCATCTTCTTCCTGCAGGACGTGGGCGGCGGCGAGTTCTTCCAGGTGTTCCGCCTGGACCGGCGCAACGGCCGCTCCGAGCTGCTCACCGATGGCAAGAGCCGCCACGAGCAGCTCGACATCTCCGATGATGGCAGGTGGCTCGCCTACGGGAGCACCGGCCGCAACGGCAAGGACACCGACGTCTACGTGGCGCCCACGGACAACCCCAAGCAGGCCCGCCGCCTCACCGAGGCCGAGGGCACCTGGTACCCGGCCGGCTTCTCGCGCGATGGCTCGAAGCTGCTCGTCACCCAGTTCCGCGCGGCGGACGACAGCGACCTGCACGTGGTGGACGTGAAGACGGGCGAGCGCCGCCAGGTCACGCCGAAGGAGGGCAAGGGCAGCATCGACGGTGCCGCCCTCACGCCGGACGGCAGGAGCGTCTACCTCATCACCGACCGCTACAGCGACTTCGCCGAGCTCTACAAGCTGGACGTGGACAAGGCGCCCCCCACCAGCGCGCCCCCCTCCCTCACGAAGTCCATCCGCTGGAACGTGGAGGCCATCGCGCTCTCGCCGGACGGGAAGAAGCTCGCGGTGAAGACGAACGAGGACGGGTACAGCCGGCTGTACCTCCTGGACACGAAGAGCGGCGCGCTCTCGCCGGTGGAGATTCCCCAGGGCGTGATGGGCGGGCTGGGCTTCCCGCGCGGGCGCTCGGACGTGCTCGCCTACGCGTTGACCACCTCGAAGTCGCCCTCGGATGTCTACCTGCTCGACGTGCGCACGAAGAAGAGCACCCGCTGGACGCGCTCGGAGGTGGGCGGCCTGGACACGGACACCTTCGTGGAGCCCGAGCTGGTGCGCTACCCGTCCACCGACGGCGTGAAGGTCCCCGCGTTCCTCTACATGCCGCGTGGGGCCAAGGGGAAGGTGCCCGTGGTCGTCATCTGGCACGGCGGCCCCGAGGGGCAGAGCCGTCCCAACCTCAGCACCTTCATGCAGTACGCCGCGGTGGAGCTGGGCATGGCGGTGCTGGTGCCCAACGTGCGCGGCTCGGATGGCTACGGCAAGTCGTACCGCGCCATGGATGACGGGGTGAAGCGCGAGCAGAGCCTCGCGGACATCGGCGCCACGCTGGACTACATCGCCTCGCGCCCGGAGCTGGATGCCTCGCGCGTGGGCGTCTACGGCGGCTCCTACGGCGGCTACATGGTGCTGGCCTCGGTGGCCTTCTTCCCCGAGCGCATCCGGGCCGCGGTGGACGTGGTGGGCATCTCCTCGCTCGCCACCTTCCTGCAGAACACCCAGGCCTACCGCAGGGACCTGCGCCGCGCCGAGTACGGCGACGAGCGCGATGCCGAGGTGCGCAAGGTGCAGGAGCGCATCTCACCCCTCAACGCGGTGGAGCGCATCAAGGCCGCCCTCTTCGTGCAACAGGGCGCCAATGATCCGCGCGTCCCCCAGTCCGAGGCGGAGCAGATCGTCAAGGCCGTGCGCAACCGGGGCGCGGACGTCTGGTACATGCTCGCGCTCGACGAGGGCCACGGCTTCGGCAAGAAGGCCAACCGGGACACCATCACCATGGCGACTTTCCTCTTCCTGGAGAAGCACCTGGGCTCGCCCTCCACCGCGGCCAGCGGCTCCAGCAGGTAG
- a CDS encoding GAF domain-containing protein, translated as MVAAGAREASARESGTPDAQRLALLVDASQRLADAGLEPTAVLERLCALMVPRLSQACSVRLLSKDGRWLHSVASAHTAPEVRALMEHLASIPQPADRGVHAEVLVTGHAIHYSPVQLAELQNQLRAEHPQHVPAGSQLASSTPAHLLVLPLRARQRMMGTLAIYRGPEAPPFELAEQLLMQELADRAGLALDLARAHEAERRARHAAEVAAERLARLQRVTVALSEAITSADVARVVVEEMIAAIGADRAVMATRLEEDPEQLEVVSQRGVSLSTLARSPRIPLSAPLPVVMAYCTGEPVWLESREALTQSFPSSLIAEPDMTRAVVALPLRLRGRALGVIGFGFDTHRTFNPDERGLLLDLARQSAQALERAWLYESAQQARTRAERVAARTARLQTLNSALSQVLTAPRVAEVVFDQGVAAIGAQLACLWLADESGKHARLLRSVGLPLDVAHSANQAPLEQGSLLEDIIRRGEPAWLESREELARRHPLTEQRLRATTMAETPIALACLPLMVDGRSLGGIAFGFRGVHHFDDDERVFLSLLAHHAAQALERARLFEQERQAREALRDAHHTLRAIIESSPMAIVLLALDGTVRLWNPAAESIFGWKAEEVLGRRSPIVPEDKQAELNEHLACVARGESILGRELRRQRRDGSLLDVAMWSTSVQVAGDQRLCLAVLADITERKRAEEALRFLAEASTLLASSLDHEVTLERIAHLAVPTYADGCHVYLLGEEGTVRCVATACEGGHREPPRVLGPLAPGGSAVSRVILSGQPELCTDRSARPPPPLEGPLLPCELTTHSYLCVPLLVRGQTLGALSFVSSHHDYDAQDLSMAQELARRAALALDNARLYRDAREAIRIREEFLSIASHELRTPITSLQLQVQGLLGALTRGPDGLPPERLRRALEVMDRQVKRQMHLVNDLLDVSRLDEGRLVLRPESLDLATLTREVAERFEQELARTGSRLTLSAPEPISGQWDRLRLEQVVTNLISNAVKYGQGNPIELTVDGEGGEARLVVRDSGIGIAPEHLERVFGRFERAVSERHYGGFGLGLWISRQIIEAMGGHISVSSQLGQGSTFRVLLPRGGG; from the coding sequence ATGGTGGCTGCTGGAGCGAGAGAGGCGAGCGCGCGGGAGTCCGGGACACCGGATGCCCAGCGGCTGGCGCTGCTCGTGGACGCGTCCCAGCGGCTCGCCGACGCCGGCCTGGAACCGACCGCGGTGCTGGAGCGCCTGTGTGCGCTGATGGTCCCCCGGCTGAGCCAGGCCTGTTCGGTGCGGCTGCTGTCCAAGGACGGCAGATGGCTGCACTCGGTGGCCTCGGCGCACACGGCCCCGGAGGTGCGCGCCCTCATGGAGCACCTCGCCTCCATCCCGCAGCCCGCGGACCGGGGCGTCCACGCCGAGGTGCTGGTCACCGGCCACGCCATTCATTACTCCCCGGTGCAGTTGGCCGAGCTGCAGAACCAGCTACGGGCCGAGCACCCGCAGCACGTTCCGGCCGGGAGTCAGCTCGCGTCCTCGACCCCCGCCCACCTGCTGGTGCTGCCGCTGCGCGCGCGCCAGCGCATGATGGGCACCCTCGCCATCTATCGGGGACCGGAAGCACCGCCCTTCGAGCTCGCCGAGCAGCTGCTGATGCAGGAGCTGGCGGACCGCGCGGGGTTGGCGCTGGACCTGGCGCGCGCCCACGAGGCCGAGCGCCGGGCCCGGCACGCGGCGGAGGTGGCCGCCGAGCGGCTCGCCCGCCTGCAGCGCGTCACCGTCGCCCTCAGCGAGGCCATCACCTCCGCGGACGTGGCCCGCGTCGTCGTCGAGGAGATGATCGCCGCCATTGGCGCGGACCGGGCCGTGATGGCCACCCGGCTGGAGGAGGACCCCGAGCAGCTGGAGGTGGTGAGCCAGCGGGGAGTCTCGCTCTCGACCCTGGCGAGAAGTCCCCGCATCCCTCTCAGCGCGCCGCTGCCCGTGGTGATGGCGTACTGCACGGGCGAGCCGGTGTGGCTCGAGTCGCGCGAGGCCCTCACCCAGTCCTTCCCGAGCTCCCTCATCGCGGAGCCGGACATGACCCGGGCCGTGGTCGCCCTGCCGCTGCGGCTCCGGGGGCGGGCGCTGGGGGTCATCGGCTTCGGCTTCGACACGCACAGGACCTTCAACCCGGACGAGCGGGGACTGCTGCTGGACCTGGCCCGGCAGAGCGCCCAGGCCCTGGAGCGCGCCTGGCTCTACGAGTCCGCGCAGCAGGCCCGCACCCGCGCCGAGCGCGTCGCGGCGCGCACCGCCCGCCTGCAGACGCTCAACTCGGCCCTCTCCCAGGTACTCACCGCCCCGCGCGTGGCGGAGGTCGTCTTCGACCAGGGCGTGGCGGCCATCGGCGCCCAGCTGGCGTGCCTCTGGCTCGCGGACGAGTCCGGCAAACACGCCCGGTTGCTGCGCAGCGTGGGGCTGCCGCTGGATGTGGCCCATTCGGCGAACCAGGCACCGCTGGAACAGGGCAGCCTCCTGGAGGACATCATCCGGCGGGGGGAGCCGGCGTGGCTCGAGTCGCGCGAGGAGCTCGCCCGGCGCCATCCCCTGACGGAGCAGCGGCTGCGCGCGACGACGATGGCCGAGACCCCCATCGCCCTGGCATGCCTGCCACTGATGGTGGACGGGCGCAGCCTGGGAGGGATCGCCTTCGGCTTCCGGGGGGTGCACCACTTCGACGACGACGAGCGCGTCTTCCTCTCGCTGCTGGCCCACCACGCCGCCCAGGCCCTCGAGCGCGCCCGGCTCTTCGAGCAGGAGCGACAGGCCCGCGAGGCGCTGCGCGACGCCCACCACACGCTGCGGGCCATCATCGAGTCCTCGCCCATGGCCATCGTCCTGCTGGCGCTGGATGGCACGGTGCGGCTGTGGAACCCCGCCGCGGAGAGCATCTTCGGCTGGAAGGCCGAGGAGGTGCTCGGCCGCCGCTCCCCCATCGTCCCCGAGGACAAGCAGGCGGAGCTGAACGAGCACCTCGCGTGCGTCGCCCGCGGCGAGTCCATCCTCGGCCGGGAGCTGCGCCGCCAGCGGCGCGACGGCTCCCTGCTCGACGTGGCCATGTGGAGCACCTCGGTGCAGGTGGCGGGCGACCAGCGGCTGTGCCTGGCGGTGCTGGCGGACATCACCGAGCGCAAGCGCGCCGAGGAGGCCCTGCGCTTCCTCGCGGAGGCCAGCACCCTGCTGGCCAGCTCGCTGGACCATGAGGTGACGCTGGAGCGGATCGCCCACCTGGCCGTCCCCACCTACGCCGACGGCTGCCACGTGTACCTGCTCGGCGAAGAAGGCACGGTGAGGTGCGTGGCCACCGCCTGCGAGGGAGGCCATCGGGAGCCGCCGCGCGTGCTGGGGCCGCTGGCGCCTGGTGGCTCCGCCGTCTCACGCGTCATCCTCTCGGGACAACCCGAGCTGTGCACGGACCGCTCGGCCCGCCCTCCTCCGCCCCTCGAGGGGCCCCTGCTCCCGTGCGAGCTGACCACGCACTCCTACCTGTGCGTGCCCCTGCTGGTGCGAGGCCAGACGCTGGGCGCGCTCTCCTTCGTGTCCTCCCACCACGACTACGACGCACAGGATTTGTCGATGGCGCAGGAGCTCGCCCGGCGCGCGGCCCTGGCCCTCGACAACGCGCGCCTCTACCGCGACGCACGCGAGGCCATCCGGATACGTGAGGAGTTCCTCTCCATCGCCAGCCACGAGCTGCGCACACCCATCACCTCCCTCCAGCTTCAGGTGCAGGGCCTGTTGGGGGCGCTCACCCGCGGCCCCGACGGCCTCCCCCCGGAGCGGCTGCGCCGGGCCCTGGAGGTGATGGACCGGCAGGTGAAGCGACAGATGCACCTCGTCAACGACCTGCTGGACGTGTCCCGGCTGGACGAGGGCCGGCTCGTGCTGCGGCCGGAGTCGCTGGACCTGGCCACCCTGACGCGCGAGGTGGCGGAGCGCTTCGAGCAGGAGCTGGCGCGCACCGGCTCGCGCCTGACGCTGAGTGCCCCGGAGCCCATCTCCGGCCAGTGGGACCGGCTGCGGCTGGAGCAGGTGGTGACGAACCTCATCTCCAACGCGGTGAAGTACGGGCAGGGCAACCCCATCGAGCTCACCGTGGATGGAGAGGGTGGGGAGGCCCGCCTGGTCGTGCGGGACTCGGGTATCGGCATCGCCCCCGAGCACCTGGAGCGCGTCTTCGGCCGCTTCGAGCGCGCGGTGTCCGAGCGCCACTACGGCGGCTTCGGCCTGGGGCTGTGGATCTCCCGGCAGATCATCGAGGCCATGGGCGGCCACATCTCCGTGAGCAGCCAGCTCGGCCAGGGCTCCACCTTCCGCGTGCTACTGCCCCGCGGGGGGGGATGA
- a CDS encoding HYR domain-containing protein, with amino-acid sequence MLDTCPPARSPGVLTGLGVPLSVLLLVGFGSGCGGYYEESDGSHGMAPVLETATPSAEDLPAAPPAPPSGPPRGGFVIVTGDDADDLWHCEESRCGGLYPSLFRSALSRSKSGGTGILAIGVNGGQALAAFNSWNNTGHGGPGARVTHVRSVEDIAKVDFNRFAFLYLPSAERHTLGGLTAQQILALNARQPDIAHFVNVRGGSLIALTQAEVSGGWGFLPMPLQMEDIPFDVAEPTAELHEFAPTISAFELSHKSFHNVFTGPSGYSGLHVLAYNNEAYNPHAGKPVMLGGTAVILSAEDCADGLDNDGDGAVDGQDTDCQVCGNGRVDPGEACDDGNQTGGDGCGATCQKENRAPEATCHDVSVCTDPGVCIATVTDMATAVDPDGDSVSWDAHPMGPYAPGVHGVCMTASDGKAQDSCWSKVTVRDCEAPALACPGDFRVECSGQGQALVTPPQATATDNCGSASVTQPEAVTLPLGAHTLGYSAMDASGNTATCAPTVTVVDTTAPMLLCPEPIVAECTGRNSAYVVPGVATAFDVCTGSQVSGPMPDWYALGANTVRYTARDSAGNEASCTTTVQVVDQTPPVVTVTPPAPLWPADQLYRTIRLEDCIVVHDQCSGGLTQTGATATISCVSSDEAQGEGEPDVVFVDATTVKVRADRLADGNGRAYSLHFEVRDTSGNVTRGMCPVGVPVVRNGAPVVDSGEKWRSCRPVGGAFDWKHISVAE; translated from the coding sequence ATGCTCGATACGTGTCCGCCCGCTCGCTCGCCGGGCGTCCTCACAGGACTTGGCGTGCCGTTGTCCGTCCTGCTGCTCGTTGGTTTCGGGTCCGGCTGTGGTGGTTACTACGAGGAGTCCGATGGGTCGCACGGCATGGCGCCCGTGCTGGAGACGGCGACCCCGTCCGCGGAGGACCTTCCGGCGGCGCCTCCTGCGCCTCCCTCCGGTCCTCCCCGGGGGGGCTTCGTCATCGTGACGGGTGATGACGCCGACGACCTGTGGCACTGCGAGGAGAGCCGCTGCGGAGGCCTCTACCCCTCGCTCTTCCGCTCCGCGCTCTCCCGCTCCAAGTCGGGCGGCACCGGCATCCTCGCCATCGGCGTCAATGGGGGACAGGCCCTCGCCGCCTTCAACAGCTGGAACAACACCGGTCATGGCGGCCCGGGAGCGCGTGTCACCCATGTGCGCTCGGTCGAGGACATCGCCAAGGTGGACTTCAACCGCTTCGCCTTCCTCTACCTGCCGTCGGCGGAGCGGCACACCCTGGGCGGCCTCACCGCGCAGCAGATTCTCGCGCTCAACGCGCGCCAGCCGGACATCGCCCACTTCGTCAACGTGCGGGGCGGCTCGCTCATCGCGCTCACCCAGGCCGAGGTCTCCGGAGGGTGGGGTTTCCTCCCCATGCCGCTGCAGATGGAGGACATCCCCTTCGATGTGGCCGAGCCCACCGCGGAGCTTCACGAGTTCGCGCCCACCATCAGCGCCTTCGAGCTCAGCCACAAGTCCTTCCACAACGTCTTCACCGGGCCGAGCGGCTACTCGGGCCTGCACGTGCTCGCCTACAACAACGAGGCGTACAACCCGCATGCTGGCAAGCCGGTGATGCTCGGTGGCACCGCCGTCATCCTCAGCGCGGAGGACTGCGCCGATGGGCTCGACAATGACGGGGACGGCGCGGTGGACGGACAGGACACGGACTGCCAGGTGTGCGGCAACGGCCGTGTCGACCCGGGCGAGGCGTGCGATGACGGCAACCAGACGGGTGGGGATGGTTGCGGTGCGACGTGCCAGAAGGAGAACCGCGCGCCCGAGGCCACCTGCCACGACGTCTCCGTGTGCACCGACCCGGGCGTGTGCATCGCCACCGTGACGGACATGGCCACCGCCGTGGACCCGGATGGGGACTCCGTGTCGTGGGACGCACACCCGATGGGCCCGTATGCCCCGGGCGTGCACGGCGTCTGCATGACCGCTTCGGATGGTAAGGCGCAGGACTCCTGCTGGTCCAAGGTGACGGTGCGCGACTGCGAGGCCCCGGCGCTCGCCTGCCCGGGAGACTTCCGCGTGGAGTGCTCCGGCCAGGGCCAGGCACTCGTGACGCCGCCCCAGGCCACCGCCACCGACAACTGCGGCTCCGCGAGCGTCACCCAGCCCGAGGCCGTCACCCTGCCGCTCGGCGCGCACACGCTCGGCTACTCCGCGATGGATGCCTCCGGCAACACGGCGACCTGCGCTCCCACCGTGACGGTGGTGGACACGACGGCGCCCATGCTCCTGTGCCCCGAGCCCATCGTCGCCGAGTGCACCGGCCGCAACTCCGCCTATGTCGTGCCGGGCGTGGCCACCGCCTTCGATGTCTGCACCGGGTCCCAGGTCTCCGGCCCCATGCCGGACTGGTACGCGCTCGGCGCCAATACCGTGCGTTACACGGCGCGGGACAGCGCGGGCAACGAGGCCTCGTGCACCACCACCGTCCAGGTGGTCGACCAGACGCCCCCCGTGGTCACCGTGACGCCGCCCGCGCCCCTGTGGCCCGCGGACCAGCTCTACCGCACCATCCGCCTCGAGGACTGCATCGTGGTGCATGACCAGTGCAGCGGTGGGCTCACCCAGACGGGGGCCACCGCCACCATCTCCTGCGTCTCCTCCGACGAGGCCCAGGGCGAGGGCGAGCCGGATGTCGTCTTCGTGGACGCCACCACGGTGAAGGTCCGCGCGGACCGGCTGGCCGACGGGAATGGCCGCGCGTACTCGCTCCACTTCGAGGTGCGCGACACGTCCGGCAATGTCACCCGCGGCATGTGTCCGGTGGGGGTGCCCGTGGTTCGCAACGGTGCTCCCGTGGTCGACAGTGGTGAGAAGTGGCGCTCGTGCCGTCCGGTGGGCGGTGCGTTCGACTGGAAGCACATCTCCGTGGCGGAGTGA
- a CDS encoding hemolysin family protein, with the protein MHDLVAPFVIALLILVNAFFVAAEFSLLGAPRTAIDRRAEKGSKRALRVRELLRDPRQQDRYIATAQVGITFASLGLGMYGEHVVAEWLASLLESLGGSRWAAAHTLASILSVTLLTYLHIVLGEMIPKTLALHRAEHSALWISTPIRWVSTVLFPVVVLLNSMGNGVLRLMGVRRTGGSTSHSPEELRFVVEESQHAGHLRQESGQVMKELLRFGERTAGEAATPRVRLLGIPLGASPEVVRGVLRQSNHTRYPVYAKDLDHIVGMVHIKDLLRVLSSGDPLTYARVRPVPFVPRTVRLDDVLSVMRREKTQMVVVMDELGGTAGLLTIEDLFEEVVGDIDEGVPTAPVLQSDGDGHLIAEGIRRLDEVGKQLGLDLTHDEVDTVSGLVLALLGRPPHVGDVVDYGEVRLEVTNVEGRGVKECRIQRLAPPDHAAPEESAAQPH; encoded by the coding sequence ATGCATGACCTCGTCGCGCCGTTCGTCATCGCGCTGCTCATCCTCGTCAACGCGTTCTTCGTCGCCGCCGAGTTCTCCCTGCTCGGCGCGCCGCGCACCGCCATCGACCGCCGCGCGGAGAAGGGCAGCAAGCGCGCCCTGCGCGTGCGCGAGCTGCTGCGCGACCCCAGGCAACAGGACCGCTACATCGCCACCGCCCAGGTGGGCATCACGTTCGCGAGCCTCGGGCTCGGCATGTACGGCGAGCACGTGGTGGCCGAGTGGCTGGCGTCCCTCCTGGAGTCGCTCGGAGGCTCGCGGTGGGCCGCCGCCCACACGCTGGCGAGCATCCTCTCCGTCACCCTGCTGACGTACCTGCACATCGTGCTCGGCGAGATGATTCCCAAGACGCTCGCGCTGCACCGCGCGGAGCACTCCGCGCTGTGGATCAGCACGCCCATCCGGTGGGTGAGCACGGTCCTGTTCCCCGTGGTCGTCCTGCTGAACTCCATGGGCAACGGGGTGCTGCGCCTCATGGGCGTGCGCCGTACCGGCGGCTCCACGAGCCACTCGCCGGAGGAGCTGCGCTTCGTCGTCGAGGAGAGCCAGCACGCGGGGCACCTGCGCCAGGAGTCGGGCCAGGTCATGAAGGAGCTCCTGCGCTTCGGAGAGCGGACCGCTGGAGAAGCCGCCACGCCCCGCGTCCGCCTGCTGGGAATTCCGCTGGGTGCCTCGCCGGAGGTGGTGCGCGGCGTGCTGCGGCAGTCCAACCACACGCGCTACCCCGTGTATGCGAAGGACCTCGACCACATCGTGGGCATGGTGCACATCAAGGACCTGCTGCGCGTCCTGTCCTCGGGAGACCCGCTGACGTACGCGCGCGTGCGGCCGGTGCCCTTCGTGCCGCGCACGGTCCGGCTCGACGACGTGCTGTCCGTGATGCGCCGCGAGAAGACCCAGATGGTCGTGGTGATGGATGAGCTCGGAGGTACCGCGGGCCTGCTCACCATCGAGGACCTCTTCGAGGAGGTGGTGGGCGACATCGACGAGGGAGTCCCCACCGCGCCCGTCCTCCAGTCGGATGGAGATGGCCACCTCATCGCCGAGGGCATCCGCCGGCTCGACGAGGTGGGCAAGCAGCTGGGGCTCGATCTCACTCACGACGAGGTGGACACCGTGAGCGGGCTCGTGCTCGCCCTGCTGGGCCGGCCTCCGCACGTGGGCGACGTGGTCGACTACGGCGAGGTCCGCCTCGAGGTGACGAACGTGGAGGGCCGCGGGGTGAAGGAGTGCCGCATCCAGCGCCTCGCGCCACCGGACCACGCGGCGCCCGAGGAGAGCGCCGCGCAACCCCACTGA